The DNA sequence CCTAAAGTATTATATGATGGTGAAGGTAACTTGAGATATTTTGGAGAAAGCTCACCATtgtcttttcttttccaatgTCGTAgtgtttttgttgataaaattggAGACTCAAATTTCACATTAGAAAATAACGATTCATTGGAAGTTATTGAAGATTCTGATGAATCTTACGAAGTAATACAAGTTGCCCTTCCTAGCCGTCAAATATTGGACgacattatcaaaattttttatagAAACATTCAACAGGCAGTctattttgtaaatattgatttcttcaaaacCCAAGTTATTGATCCAGTTTACGAAAATTATAGTGACTGCACACCAGGTAAAATTGCCCTTGTCAATCTAGTTATCGCAGTTGGATTATTATACGCTGAAAACACAAACGATCCATTAGTGAACCTTTTGCAATCGCCAACTATGCGATCATCAGCCTATTTTGAGTTTGGGTTCTTTTTAGCTAAAAAACATATGACCAAAGGTGAATTATGGATAACCGAGGCATTTGCCTTGGCATTTTGTTATTACACTTCTAAACAACAACGTAACTCGGCTTGGCTAATGTTAGGTATGGCAATTCGAAACGCACAAGCATTAGGATTGCACAGAAAATTCATAAATGAGTCATTTAGGGATCATAATTATAGAACTCATCGAAGAAGGCTATTTAAATCCTTGTATATGCTAGATCGCATTCATTCAGTATTACTAGGTCGTCCATTGATcattgatgattatgacTGGGATGACTTTGATAGTGAAGATATTTATGATCTTGATTCGGATAAAAACCCAATAAAAGATCCACGATTCGAATGCATAATACAAGCATGCAAAGTGTCAAAATTGACTGGGAAGGTAATACGAAATTATTATCTAGATGGAATAATCAATCCATATAAAGCAGAAAAATTGGCAATAGAACTAAAGTTGTGGTCACTCAGCTTGCCTGAATACCTTCagattgataaaattttcaGACCAGAGACTGTCAATAAAATGCCATTATTAACTATGCACTTGTCACAATTATATTCCATTGTATTGTTATGTCGACCATTTTTCATGTTTGTTATAATGAATAAAAAGCACAAAAAACATTCCACTAAGAAAGCTAATGGcgaaaatttacaaaagaGACCCAAAACAAGATTAGAGACTTCAATGTGTAATTTCTGTAAGGCAACCACCAAGTCATCGACATTAATCATTCAAATGGTTGAGAACTATATAATTTCAACTAATAAGTTAAAGTCGGCAAGAGCTGAACTGAATGGGTTGATACATACTTGTTTAATGGCCAGTTTAATTGTTGGTTTATCGATTTTATTCCTTGAAAATAATGGATATAGTATTGAAGATGGATATTCATCAAGTCAGttaatgaaatatttaaattcatcaaaacagattttcaaattttttgataGAGTGAACAATGCATTATCAATGAAATTtcataatataattgaaaaaatgcAATTGGCATTGatgaataaattcaatCTTGACGTCAATGGTGATAggattatcaatttgaatGAGAGTCAACAAGGACAACATACACATGACATAGTACCACAATCGCAACCAACGgtgccaccaccaccaccaccatcacaatcgcaaccacaaccacaacaaacTCAACCTAATGGAAACATAGCAAATTATAATTCCAACTATAACAACCAAGATAATACTACAATGAAAGCGGAGGTGGTAACAAATCTACCTACTTCATTCAACGAAGATTATGATAGATTTATTGATACATTTGGTAACTTGCCgaatttttattcttcAAATCATAATTATGGCAATAACTCACACCAATACCAAACGAATGGTGTTGATTACTATAATGCCAACAATTACCACAACAATGCACAAAAAcataatggtaataattaTAGCAATCATGCAATGAACCATCTGCCAGAATCTGTGACTAGTTCCACAAATTTATCTTCATCGAGTAGTAGTTATTCGAATCCGACTTATCATCAAGACCCAACCAAGAATAATTTGACAACAGATTCATTAGATGTGTTTATGTATAATGTCGAATTGAGTGATATTTTATACGATGTGAAACCTAATTGAGATATAGAATTTGCGTGTGTGTATAGatttaatatattgattaaaataaataactttataaaataaataaaaactGATTAACgaactaactaactaaataaataaataaataaattatttgataataatgacaaCAAGAATagcgaaaaaaaaaaaggaaaaatcATAGAAgcaatgaatgaatgaatgaacGACGGAATCATCAACATATTAAAGTATTCTTATCTTTTAACCATTCAAATTAgcttcattatcaattaaatattttctaatttctgATAAACTATCTCCTAATTTCTTAAATACGCAaacttttaaatttaaatcataaatataattcaaaacattttctcccatttttaatatatataaagtCTTTTCTAATCCAAAATCTTGtgattgatgttgattttgtttagtACCATTGTCTGTAGTATTAGTAGTAATATTATGATGATCCGAAGATAATACATTACCATTATAAAGATACAAGTTTGTGAATTCTTGTTCTAATTTTATCGATAAtgcattattattgttattaacaccaccaccaccaccaccaccaccacctcctCCAGTTGTTTGATAtctcaatttcaaaaaactTTCAAGTCTTTCTAACAATTTAAGAACCATACTATACCtatgatttaattcaaatattaaatcaGTATTAGCAAATGGTGAtgcattattatcattctTACGCATAACGTATACTGAAAATATTGACAACACAGCAAATGCATGAAATAACATTTGTGCTTGAATCAAATTGCttgatttttcaacttcttcaaatATATCAAGATTAATATGTTTCTCAAAATATGACATggtattttctttatcataTCGTagttcatcatcaataaatcGTGAacattcttcttttttggaATTACCATTATTGTCCATATTCAAATACCCAAAATCAGTATCAAATGcagaaattaattgatcacCATTGctttcattgttgttgttgttgttgttgttaatcTTATTGTTGCTTTCACAGGTATGGTCATTCTTactttgatttttattattactgtTTGAGTCTTCaactttaaataaaatcaacttGAGTACCAGTATACAACAATCAGCAAGTTtcaaataatcataatcacTAATTGAGTTAAGTGGATTCGCTGTGCTATGGGCATCCAAAAGACGATGATAGTTTTGTGTCAAGTCATCATAATTTTTAAGCCAACTTTGTTCTTTAAGCAATTTAAGATCTATTAAAGATGAAATTTTGGTAAAACTAACTAATAAAgcataatcaattttttccatATCTTTATTGGCAGGTAATCTAAAACAGTTGAACCCCATTCCATTATTGGAAGGATAAAACTTAGTTAAATAATCCAACACTTTGAATGTATCTACTTCTTTCATCTCTTGATATTGCTTGATTTCGTATATACCATGCACCAAACAATTGAATCCATATTTACAAAGGTTTCGTAGTTGATGGGCGACTTTCGACTCAACCTCTGGTGCTACATTATTATCCAAAATaccaaatttcattattgtcaataataaatctcGGAAAACTATTGGTTCATTCTTGCTATTCAAATAACCATCCAAAGtcttgttatttttttgagaAAACTCTTGAAACTcttgaaaatttttgaaattccATAAAGTCTCTTCATCTCTGGAAGTTACAgccaattgatttatatcattaattgaaaaagttaAAGGCACATTGtacatcatcaataaatagTTTGTTAACCgataaatgataaatacTATTCTCGTCTGAGATTGCatgtttatattatttttgtatttcatctcatcattcaaattattggCAAATAGGGATGTACCATTATCATgagaatttaatttattataaagttcttcatcttcaccgttgcttgaaaaaaaaatcggtcccttattttttattgatgTCTTAACCAACGAATTTAAAGCGTTCAATTGACGAATAACAATATaaacattattttcattatctgAAAATAATCCATAAAGTACCGACAACGTTAGTGACTGGAGTAACCATAATGGATTACTAGACGGGCTTGTCTCCTTACCGTTCTTGTAATTCTTGTCATTACCAGAGTTTGTCTTTCTACTCTCTAGATAAATGTGTATTGTTCTTCGTGATGCTTCATAAAGATGTTCAGCATCGTTTTTGTTATTGGCCAACAAGGCTCCCACGGTTGCCACTAACAATGGCAAACAAACTCTAGCACTTTCGTTGTTTATATCTTCATTGCAAGTCATGGCCAtaatttcatattcattcaatttggAAGGATGTAAGAATGGAAAATGCGACAAGAATGATTGAATGAAAATAGTCAAATAgaattccaatttttcattagaAGGTATAGTAGGTGTCATTATTCCACTTATGGGATATTTACCTAATGCTTTGTTTATCATGTGTCTCATGTGATTagtaaacaatttattgCTAGAATAGTTATGCAACCTCATTTTATTCATCACTGATTGGTCTAAATGTGGTGAAGCGCCACTAGGATGGGATGATTGGTTATGAAGAACAAATTGgttgttttgttgattcGGTGAAACAATATTGTTTGGTGAGTTATAGTCATTAGCTGAAGAAGTTGCAGACACATTATTATCTCCATAAAACGAGTAACCTCCAGGCATAAATTTAGAAATAACATCTTGGCCTATGTCGTCAATGGTATGAAGGAAATTCAAGTCATAATTAATATGTTGGTTATTCTGATTATTACTggtattgttattattgaaatcacCAATTCTCCCAGTAATCCCTGGAACCATTTcattttccatttcttGTGTGATAGGTGATAATGGTTTGAAAGTTTGAATTGGATGAGAAGAAACCGCATTTGAAGTTGTCGATATAGAATCCATTGGAAAATTGAGTATATTTTCTGGAATATCGTAAAATGAATAACCATAATGGTCTTCACTTAACATGTCATTCCGCGATAATCCAAGCAGGGACTGATTtggctgttgttgttggtgatggtgatggtgctgttgttgttgctgttgctgctgctgctgatGATGAGCAGCAACACCATTTTGGATTTCTTGATTGGTAATTGTTACCGTTGGCATCATGTAGGAACCATCAAATGGAGTATTTAAACTGTTTACACTTTCAGATCTTGCTTGGCCCATGTCGGTTGCTGAAAACGTTGATTGATGAGAAAATGACCCATGTTGACTGACATTTACCGGAGGCGTTACATGATCTGCTGAAGCTGTTATAGAATTCTGGCGCATCAAGTCCGCAGCAGATACAGAATCAGATAATCCTGGAATATTTGGGATATTATTTAGCCAAGTGATTTCATTATCTAATGAGGATGGTAAAAATTGAGGTGTCGAGAATTCGACACTATCTGGTTGTGGATATATATCATTAAACTCTGGTATATTGATAGCATAATTTGCACCTGATTGAGCAGAAAATGATGCACCTCTTCTGGATCTTGTTGGTGTTACTGAAACCCCACTATTAGTGCTTGATACGATTTTTGTATCAATGACAGCCTTTTGACGTTGACCAAGAGCCTGCTTGTGCAATGAGCTGGAGTTTTTTCTCGTAGGGTTAGACGAGTTTTTCCTTGAtgtggttgttgatgatttagcTACTTTTGACTTTGTGGTGTTCGCCTTGGTTGGCTTTTGTTTCAGGTggaataaattcaaattgaacTCCGGTGGAGGGTCGGTTTTATCCTTTTTACCATTCTTTGTGGTTCCTCCAGCAGATCCCTCATGATCATTTTCGTCTTCCGAATTTGCCATTTCTTCATCGTCGTCCTCATCATCTTCACCATATTGggattttttaattgactTTCTTCTTAATCTAGTTATTGCGTCGGCACAGCCAGCGTGTAATTTCTGTGCATGTCTTAGTAATAAATCTCGACGACTAAACTTACGTTGACATACACCACAACTGAATGGTTTTTCCTTTGTATGTGATCTTTCGTGTCTACGTAGATGTTCTAACCGAGCAAAGGCTCTTGTACAGACTtgacaaacaaataaacgTGGTTTCCCAGAGGGGGTTGTACCAAATGCAGTCAATTCTAATGGGATATCTTTAGACTTCTTTGAcgctgttgttgttgtcgcattgttggttgttgaatttgttgaattacTTGGCGACATGGATGTGCCAGTATTTGTATTCTGTTTTTTGTGCTTATAATTCTTGGAAGCGTTTGCAGTATTGGTAGTTGAGGCGGGAATGGACGCATCTATTGTTGTGTTTGACATGGTTGTTGTACCAGTGACACTATCAATCATATCTCCGGACTCAGTCATTAAAACTGGGTtaacaaaataatttatgtATTGACTCTGGTGAGTTGGTGAAATCATTCAGctagttttatttttttttttttctttttttaattttttttttctttcttactacttttttgttttcttaaCAATTATTCTCTTTTTGTGGGTTGGGAGGATTTTATATTGTAACTGTTAGAAGTTTGGTCTTTAGAGACTTTGAAgcgacttttttttttttaatttgtttctttccTCCACAAAGACGGAACAAAAGCTTCTTAAAACGGTTCAAAATTGACCCTACCTTCAGAATATccaaattaatcaattctcAAAACTAAgcaattaatcaaataaaatgaaataattataatgaCTATGCAAGCAACAATGTATTGCAAACCAGtattaattatatattgTTTTGCTGGGGGTTTGATGATTTTCGCTGTGCTAAAAGTCGCAAATAAAGTTTTAATGTCGTGGGAGGAAAGATCTGCAGTGATAATTAAGACCAAAGAAGACAAAAAACCAGACAAAAAAACTCCAACTGTCTTAATGACGTAACACTGACACTAAAAAAACAATCTAAAAGTACCTGACAATAATTGGTAGTTACTGTTGATGTTGGGGTGCGTCGTATCGAATAACAAAAACCTTCGGTGTAGTACGAGGAGCCAAATTTTAAAGGAGGGAGGGAGAATCCCTAACGGATAACTAACctctaaaaaaaaattatattcttAATTTCTTCTAGCCGTTTGCCACCAGACCAAAGGGATTCAATAGATTAAGGACTGTATCTCTATAGTGAAGGAAGGTATAAAGTCAATGAACAAGCTAATATGGAGATTCACTTGTATTGAAAAAGGAACTTTGAGGAATATTTTTGGGAATTTCTTCTGActcacaaaaaaaaaacaccttgtaaatagaaaaaaaaaacaaaaagaagttGTAGTGGATATGAGTagataattgaaatttgacTGTTGATTGtgaaatttataattatatgGAGGAGTAATCCACGGCTAACTAAATGAGTGCTGTTTGTGAAGTATGGGgtaaattgataaaaaaaaaaatgtcaccacaggaaaaaaaaaaaagtaattaTCGCGGAACCGGACTTTTTGCTCCGCTCCGACACCTAATGGTTGTAAGTGATATCAGATACGAATAAAGTGAACTAGATGGATTCAACAAGTAATAGCGGTTGAATTGAACCAATAAGAAGGGTGTTTGTAATATCTATTTTGCTATTAAAACTTCTGGTGTGTAATGAAACAGCTATGTAACAATAAGAATCAACAGAATAATGGAGAGCTGGATGCCATGAAacatattaataaatacaGAGATTTGCTTGAATTAACCAAAGTAATCTTGACAAACACTCTGAACAACTTTCTCAAACAATTAGATAAAGTTCATATGACTTTTAGGTAAATAATTGGATACTCAATGGTAAGTTATTCTGGTTGttgcaaaaagaaaaaggaaactTGATGAATTATATAGAAGAAGATGGTTGTAAAAATGAGAACCAAATCTTCGAccaaatagaaaaaaaaaacaagacGGTGCTACATATTAGTGAAGATGTTTagaagttgaagaaaaCTCTACATTGGCCAATCATTGTCACCACCACCTttataaaatgaaaataataaatattgattgaaGTAAAgccaaaataaaaaacgAGAGGACCCTGAGGGgttaattatattatattatcaaCTAATGGCCTGTTTAATTGGTAAGTTCAATAGAGATAAAGAATGTTATTACCACCGTTGTCACAAATATCTTATAATCTATTTAATAGATGAAGATTGTATGGATTTGAATATTAACATGCTTTGGGTGGTTTCTAGTCCCAGAGATTTGCTACCAGGATTGGTTTTGGTTAGAAGATTcacaccaccaccaaagaaaaataggGGTCATGCTTGTGTGGTTGTGGGAATCAAATGGACAAGGAAACGCTGCTGGCTTTTGGATGTTACACTATCAGttagttttttttcagACAGTAGACATGAAATCTGTAACCGACATTTTAGACCAAGCATCAAGTGTGGGGTAAAagaatacaaaaaaaaaagcacaagaaagaaatagagAAGTAAAACAGACAGACAAACAAGAACGAGAAAACTTTTggattttcaaaaattaatcTACAAAACGATATGAAAGGTTGTGGTTAATGAAGCTTTTATAGTcgaaatgaatgaatgaatgacCAATATACTAATACTcaagttttattttgttggtGAGTGTATTGTTTCTTGGGTGTTTTCCAGATTTACGTATACTTTGCGAAAACCCAACAAAACGAATACTTAATTATTTGGGGAGATTCTTCAAAAATATAGACACAGACACATCTCTCTGgtacttacttacttactaTGCCACTTTAAGTATGTACTTGTTTTAccaattaatgaattatttatttattcgtCCCCTGGATCTAGAAATAATTACATATTATAATCTACAAATCACATGATAACTCCAGATAGTTATTaactaataatatcaaCCCCCCTAATGGTGTAGTAATTAGGATATGACCGAATATAACAGAACAGAACGGAGTTAATGaacaatcaaaaccaatattATCACAGacaattaaatattatatGTCAGATATTTGTCGGTATTATTTTTACCTTTACCAAAATAAATTGGCATTGAATAACTCATTGAACCCAACAGTcctttttttggtattagTATACTTCCAACTAAACTTCTTATTCTACAAGTAtgcaaataataatagtctACCAATTTTGAAAGCAAAATAAATAACATTACACTCTTGCGACAAGAaatggattttttttttttttttttgctttagTTATGGTTAAACTAATAAAGTATTAGTTGGAAACTGGGACTGAGAAgggtgttgttgttgttaggGTATCAACTAGTGTGGGGCAATATGGGATAACAAAAGGTGGAAGATAGAAGTTGAAAGTTGTAAGGTTGGttgaatttatatataGAATTTGCCCCTCCCCCAGATTAAAgccaatttttcttcttcttatattacaatttattattgttgtttattatcagtctaataaataatatttataagACGGTCAAATCTACGTATATTAGAGACattcaatcaaaaaattgtaCCAGAAGTTAAAACCAAAACGTGTATATCGATCATCGGCTTTATGAAAGTTTGGCATCTCATATGCCAAATCGCCGAGAACCACAATATGTGGCTACGCCTTgcatgaaaaaaattgtttcgGATAAATTAACCTTGAGTTTtgtttcattcattcattgaATTATCTAAGTCAGTAACTTTATATCCTCCGATGGGATTAATAAATActttattttaattaacCCCgatatatacatatatattctACAAAGCCAACACGTGTATGGTAAATAAAACCTTACCttgccaaaaaaatttttattcttgAAAAGTTAtacccccttttttttttttttttgattggattaatgataattacAATATGAatacatcaacaacaataacaccaaatgaatcaaatcCTCAAGAATATAATCTACAACCTCTAGAATTTGTCACgtcaaacaacaaagaaattCCATATCCcatcaataatgataattttcaCGAAGAGAACaatcattcaataattACACGATCAGTAACAACCACCACATCTACAACGACAAGATCTCATCAATCATCATTACATTTATTAGATGACCCCTCAAGATTCCCTGATGGTTGGAACAATAGAGCCATGATAACTTTATTTGGATCATTTTTAGGTATGATTGGATCATTAGGATATGTGAATTCTGGAGGAGTTATTCAATCATATATAtcagaaaatattttaattaatgattccCAATCTTCTATTGGATGGATTTTCctgatttataatttttttgccTTTGGTGGGATTTTAATTCTGGGgataatatttgataaatttggtTGTCGAataccaattttttcagGGATTATAATTATGTTTAGTGGATTATTAGCCACAAGTTTTTGTCATTCTTTatatcaattcattttggCTTATAGTATATTAGCTGGATTAGGGACTGCATTTGTATTTGGACCATTTGTTGCTTGTTTAAgtcattattttttacaGAAAAGAGCTTTGGTTATTGGGATTTCTTATACAGGAGGTGGATTAGGTGGAGTGATATATCCGTTAATGTGTCGATCATTATTTCTGAAAATAGGTTATGGATGGACTATGAGAATTGGAGCATTTATaagtttattttgttgtgGTATAGGTTGGTTATTAGTAAGTGATCGACATAAAGAGTTTTCACCAAAATCAGAGAAAAGACAAGAAGCTAGTTCTAGTAGTATTGTggatgttgttgaaaatgaattcaTTAGTataattaaagaaattttttattcaattgatttcaaaattctatataagaatttattatttacaGTATTAGtatttggattattatttaatgggattgtatttttaatttcaattgttcaattacCTTCCTATGCTATATCTCATGGATTCTCCGAACAACAAtcttatttattattagtagtattcaattcttttagTATTCCTGGAAGAATTATCCCTAGTTATTTTGCTGATCAAGGTTTGGGTCGATTTAATACTTTCtgtttaataaattgtttttcattaattgcCTTTGTGGTTATTTGGTTACCATTTGGTAATCATTTAACGGcattgtttatatttgcTGGATGTTTTGGATTTTCAAGTGGATCAGTTTTAAGTTTAACTGCTAGTCTTGTGGCTCTGATTGTGAAAACTTCTGATGTTGGTAAAGGATTAGGAACAGCTTTTTTTATACTTTCAATTGCTGATTTATTTGGTATTCCTATCGCTGGAGCAATCGCTAGTGGTAGTAAACAAAGTTATAACAATTTAGTATATTTTTTAACTGCTTGTGCTGCAATTGGGGCTATAGTTAGTTTTATATCTCGGTACCTTTATGGTGggtttaattttaatagaGTTTGatataataacaatagtaataaAAGTTAATACACGTAAATTGGTTCTGTATTATTTTCTCGTTTCCATTTTATAAAAAGTCTATTAGGGTGTCGTTGGATCTAGTAAATCCTTCTAATGTTACAGCATGCAATCTTGCCAATGGTCCTCTCATCATTACTTTCCATAAAGATCgtgataaacaaatttcaataatttcaccTGATCCAGGAGAAGGATGATCAATCTCCAGAGATTCAACAGattcattgttgttgtcatcATTTTCAGAAAGTTTTCTCTTCTTATCATTACCTCTCTTATTCGCATCTTCTTTAGCTTCCTTCTCTACTTCTTTAATACCTAATATATCATTTACccaatttgaattcatttcttttccattaataaaagtttttgaattattgaatccaacgaaaaaaagtaattctttatcatcTTTTAGAACGTGACTAAAATAATCTTTAAATACTTGATGTAATTTATGACATGCTTTATTTGTTACTTTTAATGTGGGTAATTTcgttgatttatttaaaatcaatttaatttctgattgacaatcaaaatctttagaatttaattcaaatattaaatctCTTGTCATTTCATCTTTAATATAAGGTCGATAATAagttaatgataattcaatattataatttgttgatggATTTTGTAAACCTTTACGAGatatatcatttaaattaatgACAATTTCATTACGATAAgtgattttaaatttaattaatcgttgttccaattccaaaaatCGATAATATCTTGCctctttaattaataattgtcGATGATCATCATTCATTATAATCAAATGATTACCTCGGAAAAATTCCAATAAATCAGCAAATAATTTACTTGATCGATTACTTACTTGCGGGAAAGTTTGTGGTGGAGGACGTAacatattatttttttcaataacattaatattatcaattaataaacgatcaaaattaattgtgAAAAAATTAGGAGAATTCCCAGGcatattaattaatgatttggGGATTCTAAACTTTTCATTACCAATTATAGCAAAATAatcttgtttatttaaatttttttgtaaattttttaatccaaaataaaaacaatcTAACCATAAAttcataaatatataatcattttcaatattaatcAGATAACCTTGTaaatgattataaattttttcaaatatttgtGGATCACGATCgaaaaataatactttttcttcattttcaggttgttggaaaaattttgtGAAATAAGATGGAGCAtctgatgataatgaaagtCCACTTAATCGATATAATCTATACCCAActtgaattgaatatattttttcatGAGGAAGAATTGGAGGAACTTCAGGATTATATTCCTCGGACGATTGAACCATAAGTGCAGCTTCTCTTGATGAAGGAGCAaaaggaggaggaggaggtgGAGAAGCTTGTGGAGCTTGTGTTGTATTTttagatgaagatgaaga is a window from the Candida dubliniensis CD36 chromosome 4, complete sequence genome containing:
- a CDS encoding riboflavin transporter, putative (Similar to S. cerevisiae MCH5;~In S. cerevisiae: plasma membrane riboflavin transporter; facilitates the uptake of vitamin B2; required for FAD-dependent processes); amino-acid sequence: MNTSTTITPNESNPQEYNLQPLEFVTSNNKEIPYPINNDNFHEENNHSIITRSVTTTTSTTTRSHQSSLHLLDDPSRFPDGWNNRAMITLFGSFLGMIGSLGYVNSGGVIQSYISENILINDSQSSIGWIFSIYNFFAFGGILISGIIFDKFGCRIPIFSGIIIMFSGLLATSFCHSLYQFILAYSILAGLGTAFVFGPFVACLSHYFLQKRALVIGISYTGGGLGGVIYPLMCRSLFSKIGYGWTMRIGAFISLFCCGIGWLLVSDRHKEFSPKSEKRQEASSSSIVDVVENEFISIIKEIFYSIDFKILYKNLLFTVLVFGLLFNGIVFLISIVQLPSYAISHGFSEQQSYLLLVVFNSFSIPGRIIPSYFADQGLGRFNTFCLINCFSLIAFVVIWLPFGNHLTALFIFAGCFGFSSGSVLSLTASLVASIVKTSDVGKGLGTAFFILSIADLFGIPIAGAIASGSKQSYNNLVYFLTACAAIGAIVSFISRYLYGGFNFNRV
- a CDS encoding BTB/POZ domain-containing protein, putative — encoded protein: MSNSTPSSSSSKNTTQAPQASPPPPPPFAPSSREAALMVQSSEEYNPEVPPILPHEKIYSIQVGYRLYRLSGLSLSSDAPSYFTKFFQQPENEEKVLFFDRDPQIFEKIYNHLQGYSINIENDYIFMNLWLDCFYFGLKNLQKNLNKQDYFAIIGNEKFRIPKSLINMPGNSPNFFTINFDRLLIDNINVIEKNNMLRPPPQTFPQVSNRSSKLFADLLEFFRGNHLIIMNDDHRQLLIKEARYYRFLELEQRLIKFKITYRNEIVINLNDISRKGLQNPSTNYNIELSLTYYRPYIKDEMTRDLIFELNSKDFDCQSEIKLILNKSTKLPTLKVTNKACHKLHQVFKDYFSHVLKDDKELLFFVGFNNSKTFINGKEMNSNWVNDILGIKEVEKEAKEDANKRGNDKKRKLSENDDNNNESVESSEIDHPSPGSGEIIEICLSRSLWKVMMRGPLARLHAVTLEGFTRSNDTLIDFL